A segment of the Lolium perenne isolate Kyuss_39 chromosome 3, Kyuss_2.0, whole genome shotgun sequence genome:
CCTTTTTTCAATGCTTCGGATTTATTGCGCGGGAATTTGGCATAATGTTATGGTAAGTTATGCTATGCCCCTCTAGAGATCCATGATACTTAGATAAAAAGAAACACACATATTTTCATTATCTGTATCATGCCATGCTCTTGTAGAGATCTATGATGCTTAGATAAATTGAAACAAACACAATTTGAACTCTTGCCATAGAGAATTAGAGACTCACAAGGATACCAATCAAGAAATAAGaacaattattattattattgtgTAGATTGGCATAAGGTACCAGGTGACGCTTCAATTTAGAAGAGATGGGTCAAGATATCTTTTCATAAGCCTCATAATGATGTATCTGTTATTATTTCATGTTTAATAGTTATGTGCAGCTTGTGTGCTGATGGCATTATTACTTCCTGTGGTTCTCTATCCTCTCTACACGAGTGGTGATGGCCTTACTGTAAGTCTGTTTCCTCACACTTCTCATCATTTTGATCCCAGCACTTGTGATTCTAAATTCCTGTCAAAATAGGTCATGGGAGTCCCACAAACATCTCCTCTGTCAGGGTACTTGTCTGTTCATGATGTTATCCTCTCTGTTGATGGTCTGAACATAAGAAAAACTGACGATTGGATGAAAATGCTGGATGAAGGCAGCGTACCAAAAACTAGTAGTCGTGAGTTTCTTGGAGATTCTCAGAGCTATGGTGCCACTAGTTATGGCAAGGGTTATTGTGTCCCCAACTCATGGTTGGATGCAAGCAAGAATCTCTGGCAGCTAAATGACAAGCTATCTTGCCCAGATGAACTGATAGTCTTTGGGAAATTTACCTGTAATGGCTCCACAACCTTTTCTGAGAATGACAGAGGTAGTGGCAAGAAAGAAGCTGAGGACAAGTATTGCTTGATTGCAAAAGATGTAGTTAAACTCAAAAAATGTGGAAACGGATGGCAGGGTACTAAATATGATGAAAGTAGTTGTACCTGTTTGGAGGTAAGATTCCTTATTCTTTTGTGACTTACATTACTATAATGTGGCAATGAATTATTGTTTTTCATGAATAATCTTGAGCCATCTCTTGCTTATAATAACAGTTATCTTTTTCTATGATTTGCCTACTATGCTTGATTaagtgtttttatttttatttttatgaataatcttGAGCTATTTCTTCCTTATAATAACAGTTATCCTTTTGTACGAGTTACCTTCTGTGCTTGATTAAGTGTTTTTGATTAATGTTGGCAGGATGAGTACTGCTTGGTACCAGTTCTGGCCCCTGGGTTTTCATGGATAGAGATCTCCTATACCAGACCATATTCTTTGGAGTGTTTAAAGCAAGATGCAAATTTATCATCACCACATGCTACAAATAATAACCATGGTCCCAGTCCTTGTGGGGGAACTTTTGTTTATGCGGGGGATCTGTCATCGGCAGCACGTTCTGTTAAGTTATGCCCCTATAGGCCCCGATGGGCACTCTTCCTTTTTATTGCAGatgtaccctatatattggagaaTTGTTTAAGTTGTTTGCTTCATGTGTCTGCGGCATTGGCTGCAGTCAACTGCTTACCGGTAAGTCCTTCATTTACTGAAGTTTTCTTTGGCTGATCGATAAGTAGGATCAGCATAAATTTCAGCAAAGAAACTTGACATTGAATTGAGGATTTTTGTGTGGATTCGGAGCTCGAACTTGGTAacatatttttcttttcttttttggatTACTTATGATTATACTTATTCACTACTCTTTTCTTATACCTCCTTTGTTTCTCTATAATGTCCAACTCAACATGCGTACTCGCCAAGTATATTACTAGATCTATGGGAAAATTAGTGTTGACCATGTATACCTTACTTCAAGACTGTTAGTTACTAGAAGTCCAGAACCATGCAATCCTTTTCAATGCAATAATTGCACCCTTGATGCTTTAAGCAAACAACTATTTTGAGATAATGATTCCCAAGGGCAAAGatataaataaataaaagaggAAGTACTTTGGTAGTCCGGTTTTGTAGTTACCTGGCTTGCATTTCAACTTGATCGCCTGTAGTGTCTCAAGAATTAAGAATACTCTTCTGGTACCTAACCATTCAAAGGATAAACAGGTATTCTTCTTAGATGGGGATGCAATTTTGGAGACTACCTTACGATATGTTGCTTGGTTTACCCCAAGACAGAAGCGGGTGATTATTAAGGTCTGCCGCCTTCTGTGGACCAGCCTATCCATCATCATGTTCTCAaggttcttatgttccatgacacTATATTATGGCTAATGTATAAGTCATTATGATGGAGCTTTGCTGTAAACTAGTACTTACAAAAAAATCATTAACATAGTATCAGTCAGCTGTAAAAGATATCACACAATTGGCATGCAAGATACCTCCTTGTGAAACAATGGCAGTTTGAGATTGTTACAAATTGATACGATATGGCCTCTCACACGTAGAAGTACATTAGAATGTTCCATGTTTAATATTTTTTTTGGATGATTCACGGAATGTAGAATATTTAGAGACGAGAGATAAGAGTGGGCATGGAACCTACCAATGTAAACTATTACGAGGCTTCATATATATGTTTGCAGGAGCTCAATTCAATATCCGTAACTGTCAATCTTTTATTAGACTATATAGGAGATACAATCTGAACCTGGAGTTTGTGCAGTTCATCGAAAAGTAAATAAAGAGCGACTTAATTAGCATTCAACAGTACAACCGTGTTCTTGAATCAGATACTAGAAAAATATTCCACTAGGTAAATCTGGTTCCCATTCATTCAGTCCATGGAAGATACAGAACAGTCTTAGCGGAATAAAAGGGATACAACACAATAGACCCTACTAGAGCTACCTTCACTTCAACATGACCGGAGGACGTTCCTCGTAAAAATATCGGAACCACGTGTCGCTGGAGCTTCAAAAGCTAACCTTGTAGCCAAACACTTCCTCTCATAGCTCCAGATCCTCAATGGAGTTGCTCCAAGTGAGAGAGGAGCTTGTCCTGGAGCTGAAAAATCCTGGAACGGAGCCATGCCAAACACCCCCTTTGCCTCCTCGTTCGAGCAGTGTCAAATCCAACAAACTAAAGGGCAAACCcaggaaaagagagagagagagagagggtacaAACAAAGCGGTAGAAACGAATACATTTTGAGATGCTGCGGGTGGCGGCTTCTCGGTTAGATTTGGATGCCGTTGCTGTTCGCGTAGTACCCGTTCACCAGGATCTTCAGTGGCTTCACAGCCGTATATGGTTTCTTGACCGGGGGGACTACAGTGCCGTTCGTGGTACATCTGGGTGTCGAGTTTAGACTGGCGATGCCACAGCTGCGCTGGAGCAGCCGGTCTAGCTGTCCCGACGCCGCTGCTATTAACCCTGTGATCAGACATGCGTTATGACCAAGATTAATCTAAATAAATTAAGAACTTCTGTACATATATGGGTTGAGACAAGTGAAAATGACAGCATAAAAACATCTACCGTTTTCATTATTTTTTATATCGTTATAGGCACTCTTGATTACTGGAGGTGGAGGTTCAGTAAAAATCTAACATATTTACAGTCGATGAATGTATCCTAATAAGAATGACATGAGCATAAGCATTTTTGTGGAGTGTGTTACCTAAAAAAAGTGGAGAGGGCTTTCCCGGTCTTGACTTGAATTCAGGATGGAATTGTGCACCGATGAAGAACTCATGATTTGGTATCTCAATAATCTGCAGACAGTACATGAGTTATAGTCAACTGAAATTCTTGAATTTAAGTTATGATTGAGATCAAAGCAACTATCTCTTTCAAATATACCTCCATCCTCCTTCCACTTTCGTCCTTGCCCACAAACGAAAGCCCGGCTTTCTCAAGCTCCGGGACCATTTCAGGGTTAACCTGAACAAAACCAATAGAATCTCCACCATTATACAAAAGAACAAGGGCATTGTAGAATGATCTGTGCCATCAGGTAATCTCATGTTTCTAACCTCATATCTGTGCCGATGTCTCTCGTCGACTGAGCTAGCGTTGCCATACCTAAGATCACAAGGATAAGACAGTAAACATCAAGTGCACACTTATTTATAAGCAGTCCAGGGATAGTACTGTTCTCTTACAGCTTTGAAGATTTACAGTTATTGCCTAGGAAATatgttctccttgatccaagccgCATCGTAGCTCCCATTTGAGTTTTGGAGCCCTGCAGAAGTGTTGTCCAAAGTATATGGATCAAAGATGATGCTTAACAGAGAATAACAGCCAAAATAGTAGGACAGTTAAGGATGATCTACCTCTGGCATGAAAATGACACAAGGCGATGGCGTAGCTGGGTCAAACTCTGTGCTATTTGCGCCGCTTAATTTCATGACAGATCGGGCAAACTCGATCACTGCAACTTGCATACCCAAGCAAAtgccaagataaggaacattattTTCCCGTGCATATTTTGCAGCGAGGATTTTGCCTTGAACTCCCCTGTCTCCAAAGCCTCCAGGAACGAGTACACCGCCCGCGCCCTGATATAGAAATTTCTTCAGATAACTGAACAAAAGTAGCACTTGCATCATGGCAGCAGTCAAGAATGTAAAATGTGCTAACCTTCAGTAGTTTCCATGCTTTCTGATGGGCTTCAGGAGTCTAAACAAAGTAAGCACGTACCAAGCATCAATGGTAGGTTCATGGAGGAAAATAAAATTGATATGAACTCCATAGTCAACAACACCGACCTCCTTAGCTGCAGAATCTTCAAGGTCACAGGAACAAACCCACTCCACTACAAGCTTCCTTCCCATAGCAACTGATGCATGCAGAAGAGCCTGGAACAAAGGTCAAACAAGATAAGTCACTCAATAATACAGTGAAATGGTACATCAAGATCTGACAGATCCTATTTGTCTTTTCAGCTATTTATGTTACTGTTTCTTaatctaatgtgtacatcaatgaTCAAGCAAATTCGAGTCTTGTTGTTAATGGGATTAAATACAAGTGCATTCTGTAATAAACTTCACCTTCTGAACAGATAG
Coding sequences within it:
- the LOC127343154 gene encoding membrane-bound transcription factor site-2 protease homolog yields the protein MIGGGGRSRRRGRAPAALPSSAAADQTEHSLSCWYWDCKIYAFNHMIFNLGWKHARYTRAWSSIGVYFSLVALVGISLLLLWDSVGAFHVRGGYVSAWLPNLLSSSFSVSLMDTPIIIASTILSIAFHEFGHAIAAASEGVQMEYVAIFIAVIFPGALVALNYDLLENLPLFSMLRIYCAGIWHNVMLCAACVLMALLLPVVLYPLYTSGDGLTVMGVPQTSPLSGYLSVHDVILSVDGLNIRKTDDWMKMLDEGSVPKTSSREFLGDSQSYGATSYGKGYCVPNSWLDASKNLWQLNDKLSCPDELIVFGKFTCNGSTTFSENDRGSGKKEAEDKYCLIAKDVVKLKKCGNGWQGTKYDESSCTCLEDEYCLVPVLAPGFSWIEISYTRPYSLECLKQDANLSSPHATNNNHGPSPCGGTFVYAGDLSSAARSVKLCPYRPRWALFLFIADVPYILENCLSCLLHVSAALAAVNCLPVFFLDGDAILETTLRYVAWFTPRQKRVIIKVCRLLWTSLSIIMFSRFLCSMTLYYG